One region of Bactrocera neohumeralis isolate Rockhampton chromosome 5, APGP_CSIRO_Bneo_wtdbg2-racon-allhic-juicebox.fasta_v2, whole genome shotgun sequence genomic DNA includes:
- the LOC126760486 gene encoding uncharacterized protein LOC126760486 → MALFELKWLRRWVRRHTNPIPEDSAQLWKRRLSIGYALLAWNAFGFVCYMVYTGRNDWAKYYGYKSEEEAKLTPAQQYATQLNVNKGKIIRFSGFNRVGETEFDNTSEKVE, encoded by the coding sequence aTGGCACTCTTTGAGTTGAAATGGCTGAGGCGTTGGGTACGAAGGCATACAAACCCCATACCGGAGGATAGTGCACAATTGTGGAAAAGACGTCTAAGTATTGGTTATGCGCTACTCGCATGGAATGCTTTTGGGTTTGTCTGCTACATGGTTTATACCGGACGAAATGATTGGGCAAAATATTATGGTTATAAGAGTGAAGAGGAAGCTAAATTAACACCCGCTCAACAATACGCAACACAATTGAACGTtaataaaggaaaaattatacGTTTCTCAGGATTTAACCGTGTCGGCGAGACGGAATTCGATAATACAAgtgaaaaagttgaataa
- the LOC126760476 gene encoding vacuolar protein sorting-associated protein 37A has product MKMLPRQQTAQQQQTQCKNLDFRKRQIDTLKVFNDNVVEVTEQEEYCIHFETSGRTLVLTVQLGVNFPNERPKIVISPTVQHHWVNAATGEVETAPGLLNYSPHSDLGRVVQAIIREFERFPPPIVNSGSPINIPTRAVNANATATPTSIAAKSLDSSNENSPLDSSKSCKLNESSLPNLSTLSLDELKQLDSDPQFFDDFIEEMSVVQHLNEELDSMINQVEIISRENESKETHLVELKRKLSDDVTALKNLGEKCDQLNKKYLKKSEEYAPQHIRELLQIAASNADSECDRHVEQFLNGKIDVQTFLNNYTHSKKVSAERKAKEERLGHQLTALERAAM; this is encoded by the exons ATGAAAATGCTTCCGCGGCAGCAAACCgcacagcaacagcaaacacaatgtaaaaatttggattttcgCAAACGCCAAATAGATACACTTAAAGTATTCAACGACAA TGTTGTCGAAGTGACAGAACAAGAAGAGTATTGTATACATTTCGAAACTAGTGGACGTACATTAGTACTTACAGTTCAACTCGGTGTGAATTTTCCCAATGAGCGACCCAAAATAGTTATATCACCAACTGTACAGCATCATTGGGTTAATGCGGCGACGGGTGAAGTTGAAACGGCGCCTGGATTACTCAAT TACTCTCCACATTCTGATCTGGGCCGCGTTGTGCAGGCCATTATACGCGAATTCGAGCGCTTTCCACCACCCATTGTAAATTCCGGTAGCCCCATTAATATACCAACGCGCGCGGTCAACGCCAACGCCACTGCTACGCCAACATCAATTGCCGCAAAATCATTAGATAGCAGTAACGAGAATTCACCATTGGATTCGTCAAAATCATGTAAACTCAATGAAAGCAGTTTGCCAAACCTATCTACATTGTCGCTAGATGAATTGAAGCAGCTCGACAGTGATCCgcaatttttcgatgatttcaTTGAAGAGATGTCTGTGGTGCAGCATTTGAACGAAGAACTTGACTCGATGATCAATCAAGTGGAGATAATATCAC GTGAGAATGAATCTAAAGAAACGCATTTGGTCGAATTAAAACGAAAACTAAGTGACGATGTTACAGCGCTTAAAAATCTCGGTGAAAAGTGTGATCAACTGAACAAGAAGTACTTAAAGAAGTCAGAGGAATACGCACCGCAACACATACGC GAATTGCTGCAAATCGCCGCCTCAAATGCGGACAGCGAATGTGATCGACACGTAGAGCAATTTCTGAACGGTAAAATCGATGTGCAAACATTTCTAAATAACTACACGCATTCGAAGAAAGTCAGTGCCGAGCGTAAGGCCAAGGAGGAACGCTTGGGGCATCAGCTGACGGCATTGGAGCGCGCCGCTATGTAA